TCCTAAAAGAATCATATGATCATTTAATTGGTCTTTTTCTGATGCTGACAAGTGTGCAAAAATCACAAATCTCCAAACATGTAGCTTCTCACACACTAACAAAATCTCATCTAGAtgtcttatatttttttggttgacaaTATATGCCAACACAAAAAATTGTTCCCAACCCAACTCCCTGAACGACCATTCCACGCATTGCCCAACCCAGCAAGCATTCCAACTCCCAAGGAAACTGAAATTcccatactctctctctctgtatttCTCTGTCTCTAAAGCAACCTTGTATTCCAAACCAATCCAAGGTAAAATATCTTTCCTCCTATTATTTCGATTCCCAATCTGCTATTTTTGTTTGCTCCTCCTCACAAACACAAATAACAGAACTTCTGTCCTGAGATTCCCAGATTTGTAACTTCGTTTTCCAAGTTCTGTTTTTTTTCGGTTTCTAAAAGGGTCTCTTAGGTTGTTTTTCTTTACCTTAGTATTTGCTCtttatgttaatttgtttttgtttttttaactgCTTTTCGCTTTTCTTCTACATGTGCCTTTTATTTATATCATACAggttttattgttataattgtTTCTTATCTTTGTCAAAATTTGTGGTTATTGTATCgcttatatatgatttttaggATTGGTAATTAaggttttgacttttgattttTGTCTGTTCAAGTTGATAGATACatactttgaactttgaatacATATTAATAGAGTTTTGTTAGattaatattatgttttttttatgttttgatttgcatCTATGTCctggtattattattattaaatttgcaGATTTGCTCTATGTTGTACGGGTAGAAATCCGGTTCTATTTGTAGGTATATACCATGTGTGTATTTTTGGGTCAAATAACAGGATTAATGCTCAGCTTGTTTTAGTAGAAAAATTCTTCCGCATTTTCTGGTGTTCGGTACAACCGAAAACGCAagtcaaaagatttttttttttggtagtaaacGAAAAATAAGCTCGATAGAGCAGAAAAAGTTTTCTGCTTGTTAAGATCAGAAAAACCACTACAAATAGACTCCCAAATACAAATGGTTTATTGTTCATTTTACAGATCACAACCAAACATATAGGAAAACAAGtcaattttttggaaaaatgagtcatttttccaaaaaaaaaaatgaagggttTTCTGTTGAAACAAATGGAGTGCAAAACCTTTTGCTGTCCATTTTTTAGTGGTTGTATGTCATTGGCAGGCCTAGACATTTATGACGGTTCAGTTAGAAGCTCGTTTAGGGTTATTTGCAAATCAAAGATCTAACGCCGTAATGGCAGTTTAAGTATTTAGAGTTTGTTAAGCATAAATTACCCCAATCACAGGTTATTTGGGCTTGTGGCTGCAGGCTGATATGTGCATATTGGCGTTGATAATGAAAAAGCTGATGAAGAACAGTgtcaagttttatttattagtttactAATTTAAGATCATCAATAGGGCTAAAAGAAGCTAGTATCAGTAGACACGATCATACTAGGATTGGTGATAACATAATGTTTAGCAGTTGGCTAGGTGCTCGCAATCACAATTGCAGGGTGCCTTGAAATGGTTGCCAATGATAAGGAGATTTGACAATTAATATAATGCTAGTGAGTAGAATGTTTCAGCTGTAACCCTATTGGGCTGAGCCAAAACTTAAAAGAATTTCGAAGTACAGGGGTTTTATTACTAATTGAAATATCTAATTTACATCTTCACTCCAATATAAGTGTAGGTCCAACATGCCAGCCCTTGGTATGCATCTTAAGCTCACTGTTTAGCTCTTACTTTTACTGTATTTTGCATAGGGCTTAGGAATATCTACTGACAACAAACATATTAACACTGGTTTCTCATTTTATTACAAATTGTAAAATCCTTCTTGACAATTATAATATATTGTATTTTGTAAATGATTCACTAACAATTATTTTGCAATATTTGgttataaaaatttttgttgaatGGTTGTGATTTCAGGCACCATGAACATGAGAGTTGGGCTCTTATTTGTATTATTGTTGGGTGCTAGCTGGGCTTCTGATGCTAGGCAACTGGAGAGTGTAAGGATCTCTAAAATATCAGGTAAATATTTCAACAGAATTTTTaactttgttcttgttgttgaCCATTTACTTCTTTTAACTTCATAGTTCATAATTATCATTGTGTAACAGTTCAAGATGCAAATTTGATGCCTTATGTACTCTATTGAATATTCCTGTTTTGAAAGAAGGGTTGGCTTTTTTGGAAGTCCGCAGAAATAGCTTAAGTCCAGCATGCCATAATTTGCTTTCTACTAGTTCAAGAGAACACTTTAAGTCCAGCTTAGCCCTGTCAGTTGATTGGATAACATTTGTTACCCTAAGTGTCTAATATGTTGTCAATGGTAAACCATACCTTTGGTAGCACTTTGACTTAGCTTTTAGCCAAAAATATGCGTGCGCACACagacacacaaacacacaaaaacattCTTACACTCTTTTACCTTTGACCTCTAGGGCTTTCCAGGTTTAAGTAGAACAAGTAGCTTTATTTCAGGACATGATATACTGGTAATAATAGGTTGGGTTGAACTTGGTATCAATCTCCTTTAGAGAAGTGTAGGTTGTCTGGAGTGCAATGCCTAGTAAGATATTGTATCTCCCAAAAATGACGGTTCTAAATATATGTTCTTTGACATTTAGTAAAACTTGATGCTTTGGGAATTGGGATGTAAAGGTAAATACTTCTAGGGTCATCAAACTATggcatttttcccaaaaaaaaaaaaatgttaaaaataagatCTAGAGTAATTTGTCATTTGACATGAATGTTCCCGTCGATCTTATCTTATTGCAGAAGGGAATAGTCTTTCTTGATATGAAAATGTTACAAAATGGATGACATTGACCGAGTGGTTTTTTTGGTTCAGTTTCCAGGAATGACAATTTGTGCACATTGTGCGAGGAGTTTGCTTCCGAGGCAGTTGATTACCTTGCTGAAAACAAGACCCAGACCGAGATTATTGAATTGCTTCGTGTGGCTTGCTCTAGTGTAGGCTCTTTCAAACGGGAGGTAGTCACatctttttgttgaaatttatattAGATGAAATGTAATTATGTTTCAAAACAGTTAGCCTCTTCCCTGAATGGGGAAAAAAGTTTTGATGATCTCAGccgcctttctttcttttccttatattttttttagcttattcCATGAACTCCAAAAGGCAAGAGGtggaaaaaaaagggttatgGCTATCTCAGCCAtcatagtaataataatttttttattgccaAGTTGCCATGGTTATTAAGTGCTCACGctcattgatttattttgaatctATCCTATGTAGTTAGGTTGATTGGTCAATGTGCCTTCATGTGCACCAGTTGGATAGCTGTAGATTGTATATATTGTAAGTACCACGCAGTGTAGACAAGTACTGGTAGCAGTATTGTAAAGTGCTGTTTACTTGATTGCAGAAATAAAGATAGGATAAACATGGTAGTGGAATAAGTACCTGCTCTCTAAAGACATGAgatttttaatgtatagaagcttgtaaaatattgtgtttaatcttaaaattttgaggGTGTCTGTTCCCCCTCTCATTTTCTCCTCAAAGAAAAATGCTtcaatctaattttttattttattgtttttgtattcCACAGTGCGTCACTTTGGTGGACTATTACgctcctctcttcttcttagaGGTTTCCAATGTACAACCTGATGTGTTTTGCCGAAAGGTCGATCTCTGTAAACAAGTTGCAAGGATTTCTTCTCAACTTCACGAAGACAGCTGTGGGCTTTGCCACCATGCTGTTTCAGAAGTATTAATTAAGTTGAAAGATCCTGACACACAGGTATGTACTTGCATCATTTGCTAaacataaaatcaaaaaaaaaaaaaatcaagtaattTATGCAATGTAGAAACAAATGTTTACCTTTTCTGACCTATGGCATATTTTCCATATTCTTACATTTTCAAccaaaaaggaaaggaaaagaaaaataagggggccggggggggggggtgggggggttaagaaagaaagaaaatcaatgTGCTCTCTACCTCTTAGTTAATGTCAATTCTTGTGGATGTTATCTGCTTGTCTGTTATGAAAGGTTAACAGGTTAATTTATGCTGTGTTTGGAAGAAGTAATTGatatttgaatgaaaaatataaaattatgggATTGTAAAttccataatttaaaatttcagtAAGTACTAGTTTTGTTGTTTGGTATAAAGAAGGAAATCCAGTTTATCTAAAcagataaatttaaaactacATTAACATTTAACTGCGTTGTTTTGCATTGTTGTTTGTCTTCACCTGGCAATGTAGAAAAGAACTTCAATAGCACAGATCATCAACAGGCAAAGCAAAACTGTTATTAACATATCATCCAGTTTAAATCAGATGTTAGGATTTCTACTACCCATTGCTATACTTTCTTCTAAATCTCAGTCATCCTGTTGTATCCTCAAATAGAATGCCAAAAgcactaaaaaaacaaaaaggaaaacattttttccCCTTGGTTGCATAGTATGAAGCTTCTACACTCTCTCTCAAATCCTTTCCTCCATAGCTACAACTACCAACTCTAGCTATGGTAGATATTTCATGGAACTCTTAGTCTTAGATACCACAGGATCAATGATTTCCCAAAATCTCAAAATCTGAATTGTAAGACAGGCCTCCTTGTCATCCAAAGCCTTAATCATGTTCTCTAATCTGCCTTTGAGTCAATACCTTTCACTACATTGGAGAATCTCACTTATGGGCGTGGGATTTTTTAGGTGAAGAACAAAAGGAAAGTCCAAGCTACACCAAATTGGGGGTGTTGAGCAGAGGTGTAGGTGTAGGTGTTTTACCTTTGCTAGGTGACATTTTGGGGTAATTTGGGAAGAATGCCTTCATTGGCAGAATTTTGAGCCCTCAAATCCCATCTACAATTCCtgcttgatttttaaaatttctttctatGCTATACCTAAACAAGGGGCtctcataaaatttaaaattctgtGTTTTTAGTAAATTCTGTTAAAAATTTCCATGTCCAAACATGACATTAAAGCTACTGCTAATACTTACTAGATGAGTAAATCAATCTTCCCACCCATGTTTGATTGCTGTTTCATGGATAAAGGCCCAACCAAATGAGAAACGACTCCGAACTGGCAACGCTTACtgtttattttagcttttaagtAATCAATCACAAACCCTCTTTAAATTGTAAGCCAACTTCACCAATATCAACGCCAtccaaaagtagaagaagaaactAAACGTACAGCcagaaattgatatatttttagacCAGTGGCCACTACTTCAATTAGATTTTGTTTTATAGCCTGAGTAGCTACACACAGATTATTTAAAGATCACATTTTCAGCTTTTGATTGTCTGTGTAGAAAATCTGTTGGTATTTCcgatttttgtttagtttgctGACTTTGGAGAGGtaatatctatataaaaatttgtttgggAGTGATAAAGTGTGAAAGCTCACTTAGTGTGTAAAGCACTAGAGAATGTTTAGACtcccaatttcaaaataatcaaagcaagcttatattcaaacaatatatgtgcggaatatgaaatataagcaatactcaatttggcaaactactttaacacataattaatcacaaacacagtagcaattaatggttaaagaataagagaagagaaatgcaaacacaaggataaCACCTGCAcatgttattgaagaggaaactgaagaattCGGcgaaaacctctctgccgctcTCCAAGCGGTAacatgatccactagaaaattagttgggatacatgaatagcaataaactctctaagcctaatctacccgatgcacctaagccctccaagcttcttgctccaacaaggttaagcCTAACCGTGTCTTTCTAACTttctggatcccgcaataagctcCATATTACATCCGTcatccttggcatcttccaatGCTTTCCAAGCTCCAAAAACTCTCAACACTCTAGGTGGTTGTGAGTTgtatttgggtacaaatctcctctcaatgggTATAACAAAGGGAGAAGGaatgagaagagactacaaagatttctctttaagaatgagtagctctctctctaataagGTGGGTGTGTTGATGAAACCTCTCTTAGGATTTTTCTCTTAATAGGCTCCTTACCATTTCTGTAagtaatgagagtatatatagtatgagtgaTGGGAATACGAAAAGTCACAATTTTCAGTTTAACAGGGGAATTTCGCAGGTCACTCACGACTGGTGCAAGTCGCGAATCCAAGTCGCGAGTTAACCTCCTAGATAGGTTGTATTGAGTTGGATACTTGGCCTGACTGTTCACCTTCCTacatgtgcttctcatgtgaCCTTTAGCTgtcttgatcaaatcttcacCATTTAATACTAaaccaattacaaataaatctcacaaaaatacaatgaagtaaatttatgcaattacaacactttttttcatagaataagCCAACATTAATGTTATgagaaaaaatataacttaacaatctctccctttgacTATTCCGTAACAAAACACCCTAAGagagactctagacttaaacatGAGTTTGGAAACCATGACAAAACTCACCCACGCctaaatctagaagctgtgatgaacttggaacatatatacctgtaacctgcacaaaacacattagactctcaaggtaaagcaagtaacaaaatgacaagtataatgtaacaaataaatagtgatcaagtaaacatgatgtgaaatagatgagcaacttgatcatacaccaaaatAGACATaaagaaatgactacaatgatcacatagtaaagcaaatgatcatccgaacatgcaTTCAATGAAGCATAATAGTATAAGAATtaatgcatgtccaacacacaaaCATGATGCAATGAGAACAACAAAGTATAGATACTAAAcataactcaaagcaccataaagaaaaacaaacaaaatagagtTTTCTTATTAACACAATGTTTtctcccccttggtatatgcatctctcCTATGGAAAATCTCCCCCCTACAAATGTGCACGAGAAATAAAATTTCTCCCTCTAAGAATGTGCACaagagtcatatagaaatgagaAAACTCTCCGGTATACTACTCTAGAGTATACTCTCCTCCTTTTTTACATGAATAGACAAAGAGGTCAAGGAGAATGAAGGAAAGATATGAAGATATGAACAAGGATATTGATACATGAAGGGTGCAAgatgaatgaaaaatgaaactcaaataaaagacaaaacaaaatgttaCAAAGTATAAggtaaacatgacatgctagGATGAAGAGACAAGGTATAGACTAATGCATGACAAGGGCAGCAAAGGTGTGTGCAAGAGTTGGCTATGTGCAATGTATGACCAAAGCATGGTAAATGCACATGTGGGGCAATGTGTGTTAAATACACAATCAATGAATCAAACATGTTCCTAATGAGGAAACTTGAAAAACtccaaagtttggtactcatcaGAGTCCAAATAAGTTAGGCATTTTCTCAAACACTTAGTGTGCACATTATGAACAACAATGTAAAACTATGCATGAACATTATGAAATCCACCCTTAATACATGTTCTTTTTGCtacaaggggccaacatccaaagcaaatCATCAAGAGAACCAAATCttatacaaaaatttgacaaaaattaagtgtTCCTAACCCCTGTGATGAAAATCCCAACCAAAAGCACAAAAGctttcaaaacataatttaaggATCAATATCAATGAAAAAAGTTTAGaattaccttagagatgttaatggaatgaaaaaccattcaaattaattgggttttgatgtaaaaatattgaaagaggGGTTTTAGAAAGAATTGGAGAGGTTTAAAACAGGTTTCCCACAAAAAGCcctttaaaaagctgtttcTGGGCGTTTCGCGACTGGGCGAGTTGCGAATGCCTCTGGATGAACCCATGACTCGCGAATGAGTCGCCAAAATGAGTGGCCAAAACTCGCGACTCGCAAGTGAGTTGCCAAAACAAGTAGCCAAAACTCGCTACTCGCGAGAGTAGCCAAAACGAGTAGCCAAAAATTCTGACACCTGTTTTTCAACACAAAACATgcttaaaacaatgaaaaacaaagtaagcactaaacatgaacacaaagagtgataaaaatcacttccaaatatatacaaaatgatcaaatatttttttagtttgatcaaACATGTAGTTGAGCACACATacaacacatttaatcaagtataatcaaacaaatgaataagatattcattgaacattagacatgtgtgttgtgtgtgaataTCAAAtatggaatagtccttagtttagagtgaagcttcaatgatcattcaatcaagtcatacacagcTAGTACTAAGTTAAATGGTCTAtatcaattatagaaatgaacatatatgacctcccataagaaaatgattacatatcttttcatttgacttcttataattcataacatttgatcttttttttatttttacacatcTTTTTGAGAccgatgcctgaaattttttatatttcaatttgatgaacaagcctttggcttttggcACTATACATTTCAATACACGTAGCTTTCcatttttcctagtcaaatactagtttGTGCGACGACTTTTtcagctcaatatctctttttgatattttgacaTTGGTTGAGCTCTTAAGCAAAGAAATGAGTGGGAGGAGATATATGCACAAATCTACGCATGTATCAAAACCAACATGACTATTGACTAATAATTCATAATAatcttgaagatcgatttataacaatcacacataaatgtcaagattttttccacaaagatagatgtacATACATAATAAGCTAAGTTCATAAATGCACTAAGCCATTTgtacgaaggtactaggccaaacacACGTTTGATATGTACTCAAACAtatacgatcaaactttttaaatttttcacttttgatatggttttggatttaactaaaacataaaagtaagataAAAAACTAAAGCAATGCATACAAATAAATGCAAgatgcacaaatgcatgaatatatagcatttaatgcatgaagggtcctacaaaaatcgaaagaattagatcaaagATCAAAAGAGCAAAAACCTCAACCGtaggaacccttcctcatccaaacaaaatgattgtttggaatgagtgtcccatgagaagtgagacgagggttggaagaatgagaaccgaaaatgcacatagacaaggagTTAAAAGCATTaaacactttctttaacaaCATGCTATTTTCACTCAAAACTGGTTTACCATTTTTAGCTTaacttccaagaagctcaagtttcttttttcttttgattcttttaagagcatGAAACCTAGAGTAATGAGGTCTTAGATGACCAAAAGCatcacaatggtgacaaacagtgtgtttaggtccactaggctttttgggaagggatctagcaacatggttttattctctttttagcttatgacattgaggtcttatatgaccaatcacaccacaatggtgacaagtTGAAGCAAATTTAGATCCATCCAAAACTTTAGGTTAAGGCCTAAATGGAGGCTTTGACTTAATAGCCTTTCCTCcaccttttaatttcttttatgtgGAGGAATGTGCATCGATTTGTCCTTTGAGGTAGAACACACAAT
This genomic stretch from Castanea sativa cultivar Marrone di Chiusa Pesio chromosome 9, ASM4071231v1 harbors:
- the LOC142610360 gene encoding uncharacterized protein LOC142610360, whose amino-acid sequence is MNMRVGLLFVLLLGASWASDARQLESVRISKISVSRNDNLCTLCEEFASEAVDYLAENKTQTEIIELLRVACSSVGSFKRECVTLVDYYAPLFFLEVSNVQPDVFCRKVDLCKQVARISSQLHEDSCGLCHHAVSEVLIKLKDPDTQLEIIELLLKACNSMENYVKKCKKMVFEYGPLILANAEKFLESTDICVTLHACNSSIETSKELEAVMVSDS